From the Lactuca sativa cultivar Salinas chromosome 9, Lsat_Salinas_v11, whole genome shotgun sequence genome, the window TTGCCTTATTTAAATCGTTCGAAAGTCACACCCATTAGATACAAGAAGCTCGTGATAATATTACGAATATGAGATATGTGATGCATAAAATTTCATGTAGATATAAATGTATTACATTTGGATATAAATGTATTACATATTTGTCTTAGAATCATTTTTCTTACATACCTTTTTAGATTTACCATACTTCATTTTTCATTGGATATCATGCCAAACATCACAGCCCTATCACAAATAGACTATTAAAATGACAACCTTCTTAAAAATGCGATTTCCCCCTTATTTAAAACAACCGATCACCATCCATTTACCACTTATTTCAAGCAAGcaattttcatcaaataaatttcaCTTTGTCCAAAAAACGTTGTAACAAGGAAAATGAGAACCGCCTACAAGATTGGAGTAGCTAGGGTTTAATGAAACTTAAGATAAAATTATGTTATATACATTTGTTGCTCGTGCACGATATATATGATTACTTTTATTATTGATCAACTGCCATTTCATAAACTGCTAACTCACATAAACTGCAAACAACTTTTGATACCACTAAGTCATAAACCTCATGGCATTGTTAATTGGCCTCTTTAATAGGAGTTAAGATTTAAGATTTGTTTTAGTATACTATAAGTTATTATAATTTCATGATTAATGCATTTTAGAGATGTAACTTTTGATTAAATACTCCATGTATGCCTAAAACCACATAATTTTGATAACCCCAATTAGATCTTCATATCAACATATTCAATTATACGGGAAATCATTTATGCAACCTACTTAAAAAATTCATTAACACGTGATATCAATTTTGTTTCTTCTCAGTAGCACCATGTAATTTTGCCTACAATATCATCATGTGTATTGAGCGACAATTTCTCTTTGGAAACTAACAACAATACCCACCAATATTATTATCCGCACTTTGTCTCTCCTTTTTTTATGCATTCCTTCAAATTACCTGATTTGATTTCAATCAATTTTCTTTGGCAAATTTCCCCAAAGTCTTCTCTCCCATTGGTCTCTCAAAAATGGGAGAGAACCAAAAGGGTTATTGACCCAGTTGGTCTTTCCCTTTCTTCTTATTGAGTCAAAATCTTGATAATTTTCATTAATAATTAGACATTTACATTTGCAGCCAGAATAGGTTTTTGCATATTTTGATTCTAGGTAGGGTTTCAACATATACAAAGGAGATTGACCAAAGACATCGAAAACATTCTTGAATTAAGGAAGCATGggttgtttttcatgttttccaaAAGAAAAAAGACAAGGCATAGAAAGTGGGACACAAGGAAAGAAACGAAGCATGAATTGTTTTCCGTGTTTTTCTTCGGAAGAATCGACAGAACGAAAGAAACGAAACATGAATTGTTTTTCGTGCTTCCAAGCACGAGAAGCGACACGGGGAAAGGCACAGAAAGCCAATTGTTTTTCATGTTTCCAAACACAAAAGTCAACCCAAGCAAAGAAAGACGCGACACAAGAAAGGACGCCAAAGATGGGTTGTTTCTCATGTTTTCCAAAGAAAAAATCCATACAAGAAAAGACACCAAACGCAAATTGTTTCACGGCAGAAGTAAATGAAGGCTCCGCAGAAATAAAGAAGCAAAATATGAAATGCTTTTGGTGTTTTCCAAGACATGAGAAGAAAGATTCAATGCAAGGAAAGAAGCGAAACCGGAGTTATCTTTCATGTTTTCCAACACACGTAAAGAAAGATCCGACACAAGGAAAGAGACGAAACATGATTCGTTTTCCATGTTTTGCGACACGATGGAAGAGACGGACTAATAGGTTGAGAAGATTCGGACAATGCCATTGTCTACCCTTTCCATTGAGTAAGTACTGTTTTCCTTTGGGAGCCATAAAACCCAAATTGTTCAATGATTTACCTCCTTACGTGATGAGCACACTACTGAGCAGCTCATCGGCGTAATATTTTGCAGAGAATAAGAACAAAGATTCGGGCGAACTTCAAGGCCATGATGTTTCACCTAAAAGGGCGAAAAAGGTTAAGGTCGACATTAAAGATCAAGACAACAAAAACCTTTCAGCAAAAATTTTCACTTTCAAGGAGCTTGCAACAGCGACAAAAAACTTCAAAGAAGAATGTATTCTCGGGGAAGGTGGATTCGGGCGAGTTTATAAGGGAAAGCTCGAGAAAACAGGCAAGGTAAAGTAATGAGTCTCAACAAACGTTCAACTCAACATAGGTATTTGTAACAATATAATCACACGATTTTGATTCCGTTGGATCAGGTTGTAGCGATAAAGCAACTGAATCCTGAGGGAAAGCAAGGAAACAAAGAGTTTCTTGTGGAGGTTATGATGCTAAGCCATCTTTCCCATCCACACTTGGTAAATTTGGTCGGATACTGTGCAGATGGAGAACAAAGACTGCTCGTGTATGAATATATGCGTGCTGGTTCTCTCGAAAATCATCTACTCGGTACGCAAATATGCAATGCACAATTTTGTTAGGCAAGTAATAACATTACATTATTGGATTCGGTGTGAATCAATGGGACAAAAAGTTGCAATTTTTTATCCCCCTCCATCAAAAAGGCATGAACGCTTAATTTTGttgtgattttgaaatttgtagATCTGCCACGTGGCAAACGACCGCTTGATTGGACAACGAGGATGAAGGTAGCATTGCACGCTGCAAAAGGTCTAGAATACTTGCACGAGACGAATAATCCTCCGATTATTTACCGTGACTTAAAGTCGTCCAACATATTGCTGGATAAGGATTTTAACGCGAAGCTATCTGATTTCGGGCTAGCAAGGATTGGTCCAGTTGGGGAAAAGACACATGTGTCATCAAGAGTGATGGGAACATTCGGATATTGTGCACCCGAGTATCAAAAAACAGGAAGGTTGACTGTGAAATCAGATATTTATAGCTACGGAGTTGTGTTGTTGGAACTAATTACAGGGAGACGAGCGGTTGATTTAACGAGAGATACCGAAGAATTGCATCTTGTTCAATGGGTGGAGCCAAAGATCAGGGACCCACACAAATATGCAGAAGTGGTTGACCCACTGCTTCAAGGAAAATACCCACAATCTGATTTAAGTCAAGTGTTAGCGATAGCAGCCATGTGTCTTGGTGTCAATGCACCGCTCCGACCACCCATGAGTGATGTGGTTGCGGTTCTTGATTCCCTTGTGCACGATTCAATACACCATTCATATGACTAGTTTGCCCAAAAGAACATATCCAGGGTCTCTTTGGTATGGTGGAATGGAATGACTTATTATCAAATAAACCATtcaaacatatatataaaaatatatattatgtagAATTACATGAAATTAAACTTAaaaatagagaaaaaaaaaatcaaaatattgatATTTTGTAAAAAGGATATTAATCAAATCA encodes:
- the LOC111885568 gene encoding probable serine/threonine-protein kinase PBL26, whose protein sequence is MIRFPCFATRWKRRTNRLRRFGQCHCLPFPLKNKNKDSGELQGHDVSPKRAKKVKVDIKDQDNKNLSAKIFTFKELATATKNFKEECILGEGGFGRVYKGKLEKTGKVVAIKQLNPEGKQGNKEFLVEVMMLSHLSHPHLVNLVGYCADGEQRLLVYEYMRAGSLENHLLDLPRGKRPLDWTTRMKVALHAAKGLEYLHETNNPPIIYRDLKSSNILLDKDFNAKLSDFGLARIGPVGEKTHVSSRVMGTFGYCAPEYQKTGRLTVKSDIYSYGVVLLELITGRRAVDLTRDTEELHLVQWVEPKIRDPHKYAEVVDPLLQGKYPQSDLSQVLAIAAMCLGVNAPLRPPMSDVVAVLDSLVHDSIHHSYD